TTAGTATCATAtgctaaaaattaataaaatgaagtCGCTATTAATGAATTGCATGTAGATATATTTTAGTactaaataaaatcaaaatgaaataGAATGTTTTATTGCTTCATCAAAAGTAATGAGCAAAACTAATAGCGATTTAAGTACGAAAACAATTTTTATTCGTCGAAATATATCTATACgttatatactactagtatacgTGTATATGGGAGCATATAGATAGATGTCCTATTAGTTATGTGAATGATGTCATAATACAATCTTTGTATGTCTTGACTAGACTAAACCAATACCTACTgttcatagataaataaaagTATTGGTTAATATAGGATGGTCAAGTTCATGCAATATCCTCTATAAAGTGATAAGTAGCATCATCAAACCAGTACtcagacaaaaacaacaatgTCCATCCTCACAATCTTGTTTCTCCTTCTCATTTCCACAGCAGCAGAAGCTCAAAGAAGACCATCCAACATCACCATAGGCTCTAGCCTCACACTCACCTCCATCTCCTCCTGGCCTTCCCCTTCCGGCGTCTTCGCCTTCGGATTCTTCCCCCAACACCTCAACAGCTACGCCGTCGGCATCTTTCTTCCCGACAAAACCGCCGTCTGGACAGCGAATAGCGACACCAATCCAACCGTCCCCAAAGACGTCACCTCCCTTCTACTATCCTCGGATGGCCGGCTAATCCTGCGCCAGAGGCAAGGCCAAGAAATAGACGTCATCAGCCCATCTGCAACCATCGCATCGGCGTCTATGCTCGACAATGGCAACTTTGTTCTTTACGATTCCAATTCCAGAATCATCTGGCAAAGCTTCGACAACCCGACCAGCACCCTCCTCCCCGGCCAGCGCATCTCTAATGGGCAAGAGATCTTCTCCAGCGCCTCCGAGATCGACTACGGAAGAGGGAATTTCAGGCTGAAGATGCAGAACGATGGATACCTCGTGCAGTATCCTGTCAACACGCCGGACACAGCGACTTACACTTACTATGTTGAAAAGCCAGACGGAGCAGTTAACATCTCTCTTAACTTCGACAGCGACGGCCGCCTTTATCAGCTCAACGGTAGCTTGCCTCTGCGGAATATATCCAATGGTCGACTCCCTACAGAAGGAAACATCAATTTCATGAGGCTCGACGTCGGAGGAATCTTCCGCATCTACTCTTTTTCTCTCAGTAATATGACCACCACCAGGAGATGGTCCTCCGTGGTCGACGAATGTGCTCCCAAAGGTTTCTGCGGATTCAATGCCTACTGCACTCTGAGGGATAGTGCACCGGTATGCCAGTGTCTTCCCGGTTTCGTTTCCATTCAGTCCGGCAACAATACAGCCCCCTGTTCTAGAGACTTCTCGGTCCAGGGCTGTTCCAAAAATGACAATAGATTGAAGTCTGTGATGTCAAGAGTCGTAAACACAGAATGGGACGAAACCTGGTATGAGAATACGGTCATGACTGAAGAACAGTGCAGCAAATCATGCCTCGATGACTGCAACTGTGAAGCAGCCATGTATGTAGACAgccaatgcagaaaacagaggcTTCCCATAAGATTCGGCAAAAGGTCACTAGGAAAATCAAACGTCGCTTTTGTTCGAGTTAGTACACCCACGGGACCCGACTTGGGAGGTGATCCCGAACATAAAATCAACATCAAGAAAGAGCAGCATATGGACATCCTCATCATTGGCATTGTTCTCATGTCTATAGGCATCTTGGCGTGGTCAATTTCTGTGATCTTTGTTCGCCAGAAATGGAAGGAATACAACAAGATCGGTAAGGAAAATGGAGATAACTTTGTCGAGGGCATTTCGCTGCAAGTGTTCACATTTGAGCATCTGTCCGAAGCAACAAACTGCTTCAAGGAAGAGCTGGGGAGAGGAGCATCTGGCACAGTGTTCAAAGCTGTTCTACAGCAGAAAATGGTGGCAGTGAAGAGGTTGGAGAAGGAATTCACACAAGGAGAGATGGAGTTCCATACAGAGTTGAAGACGATTGGGAAGATGTATCACTGGAACCTAGTCCGGCTCCTAGGTTATTGCATCAACAGAGACAACAAACTGTTGGTGTTTGAGTACATGAGCAACGGATCCCTCGCGGACATACTTTTCAATCAAAAGAATCGTCCGAGCTGGGAGGAACGGATTGAGATCGCTCGAGATATATCGAGGGGGATATTGTATCTGCACCATGAGTGTGAGACGCAGATCATTCACTGCGATATAAAGCCTCAGAATATACTCATGGACGACAAATGGTGCGCTAAGATATCAGACTTTGGGCTGGCGAAGCTCCTAAAATAAGATCAGACTAATACGTATACTGAGATAAGAGGGACTAAGGGCTATGTAGCGCCAGAGTGGTACCAAAAGCAGGCAATC
This sequence is a window from Salvia splendens isolate huo1 chromosome 14, SspV2, whole genome shotgun sequence. Protein-coding genes within it:
- the LOC121765729 gene encoding G-type lectin S-receptor-like serine/threonine-protein kinase LECRK3 translates to MSILTILFLLLISTAAEAQRRPSNITIGSSLTLTSISSWPSPSGVFAFGFFPQHLNSYAVGIFLPDKTAVWTANSDTNPTVPKDVTSLLLSSDGRLILRQRQGQEIDVISPSATIASASMLDNGNFVLYDSNSRIIWQSFDNPTSTLLPGQRISNGQEIFSSASEIDYGRGNFRLKMQNDGYLVQYPVNTPDTATYTYYVEKPDGAVNISLNFDSDGRLYQLNGSLPLRNISNGRLPTEGNINFMRLDVGGIFRIYSFSLSNMTTTRRWSSVVDECAPKGFCGFNAYCTLRDSAPVCQCLPGFVSIQSGNNTAPCSRDFSVQGCSKNDNRLKSVMSRVVNTEWDETWYENTVMTEEQCSKSCLDDCNCEAAMYVDSQCRKQRLPIRFGKRSLGKSNVAFVRVSTPTGPDLGGDPEHKINIKKEQHMDILIIGIVLMSIGILAWSISVIFVRQKWKEYNKIGKENGDNFVEGISLQVFTFEHLSEATNCFKEELGRGASGTVFKAVLQQKMVAVKRLEKEFTQGEMEFHTELKTIGKMYHWNLVRLLGYCINRDNKLLVFEYMSNGSLADILFNQKNRPSWEERIEIARDISRGILYLHHECETQIIHCDIKPQNILMDDKWCAKISDFGLAKLLK